One window from the genome of Bacillus weihaiensis encodes:
- a CDS encoding STAS domain-containing protein has protein sequence MINVGGLDFSWDLEKGSFKFEGDDAVLFWISTAMKSFLDTIEEISGEEASNLVFETTGFRQGLVVGEYFEKMKELSVSQAADAITATYASAGWGKIIIKDLNFETKTLTVYMKDTWEYKINVAQEKTKGGNFFPAHFAGIFTGLFNTRIWYTITQQQMEGHDYTVVEYFPSDVSITKNIHELARRKESEQITMLENLVEEKTRELKELVKKLSSPVIPVLEGIVVVPLIGKYDMDRADELVINTLHNLPTYKASYLILDLTGLDKDMNEYSVSLIEKVASTSSLIGTKTILVGISPELSLAITKSGINLSQFDCFQSLQHGIHFSLAQMGRKLI, from the coding sequence GTGATCAATGTTGGTGGACTTGATTTTAGCTGGGATTTAGAAAAGGGGAGTTTTAAGTTTGAGGGAGATGATGCGGTTCTTTTCTGGATTTCGACAGCAATGAAATCATTTTTAGATACGATAGAAGAGATTTCAGGTGAAGAGGCATCAAATTTAGTGTTTGAGACAACAGGATTTCGACAAGGACTTGTGGTTGGTGAGTACTTTGAGAAGATGAAGGAACTAAGCGTTAGTCAAGCAGCAGATGCCATCACAGCGACCTATGCTTCAGCAGGTTGGGGTAAAATCATTATTAAAGACTTAAATTTTGAAACAAAAACATTGACTGTTTATATGAAAGATACATGGGAATACAAAATCAATGTAGCTCAGGAAAAAACAAAAGGTGGTAACTTCTTTCCTGCCCATTTTGCAGGGATTTTCACAGGTTTATTTAATACACGTATTTGGTATACCATTACTCAACAGCAAATGGAAGGCCATGACTATACCGTTGTTGAATATTTTCCTTCAGACGTCTCGATTACGAAGAATATTCACGAATTAGCAAGAAGAAAAGAATCAGAGCAGATAACCATGCTAGAAAATCTTGTTGAGGAGAAAACAAGAGAACTGAAGGAGTTAGTTAAGAAGCTGTCGTCACCAGTCATTCCGGTTTTAGAGGGGATCGTCGTTGTTCCTTTAATTGGGAAGTATGATATGGACCGAGCAGACGAACTAGTTATTAACACTCTACATAATCTACCCACCTATAAAGCAAGTTATCTTATATTAGATTTAACGGGTTTAGATAAGGATATGAATGAGTATTCGGTAAGCCTGATTGAAAAAGTCGCTTCCACTTCTTCTTTAATTGGAACTAAAACAATCTTAGTAGGGATATCTCCTGAATTAAGTCTAGCTATTACCAAATCAGGAATTAACCTATCCCAGTTCGATTGCTTTCAATCTCTGCAACACGGAATTCACTTCAGTTTAGCGCAAATGGGAAGGAAGCTCATTTAA
- a CDS encoding Ger(x)C family spore germination protein: MKQVILSIFILLFSTGCASNQIIDDLAMIDTVTYDVSEDEEKPITVTINFPTVSGEGTVHYDVLSTNAKSSKDSRMTLSNETNLEITSGQLNVSMFGEELARQGIDDILDTFMRDPTLGPRAFFCVTKDKAATFLFQKQKEGPDTSKYIRTYLEKRTLEKESLNFTAFQFLRDVSDDGVDPFLPYFILEENHISQEGYALFKKDKFISSISPEMSAILFFLRKDVPKGTMSIEIKANDENEQEKNSFPIQLVFNYSKSNFDTVLEMKKDQPISVELNIHLEGSVLEYTGDELLDEENVQKKLEKDVETYFTTKSQEFFTLTQELGVDPLGIGALIRNQLTYEQWKQLNWDETYPTIKLKVTPKMEFMNTGQAK; encoded by the coding sequence ATGAAACAAGTTATCCTAAGTATATTTATTTTACTTTTTAGTACTGGCTGCGCCTCTAATCAAATTATTGATGATTTAGCTATGATTGACACCGTCACATACGATGTTTCTGAAGATGAAGAAAAGCCGATCACCGTAACGATCAATTTCCCTACTGTTAGTGGAGAAGGTACCGTTCATTATGATGTGCTATCAACTAATGCAAAATCAAGTAAAGATTCTAGAATGACCTTATCAAACGAGACGAATTTAGAAATTACAAGTGGTCAATTAAATGTATCTATGTTTGGAGAAGAATTAGCAAGACAAGGCATAGATGATATATTAGATACCTTTATGAGAGATCCAACTCTTGGTCCTAGAGCTTTTTTTTGTGTAACAAAAGATAAAGCAGCTACCTTCCTTTTTCAGAAGCAAAAAGAAGGGCCAGATACCTCTAAATATATTCGAACTTATTTAGAGAAAAGGACCCTTGAAAAAGAGTCGCTCAATTTTACAGCTTTTCAATTTTTAAGAGATGTGTCAGATGATGGGGTGGATCCCTTCTTACCATATTTTATTTTAGAAGAAAATCATATCTCCCAAGAAGGATATGCTCTATTCAAAAAGGATAAATTCATCAGCTCAATTTCTCCTGAAATGAGTGCTATCCTATTCTTTCTTCGAAAGGATGTACCAAAAGGGACAATGAGTATCGAAATAAAAGCAAATGATGAAAATGAACAGGAGAAGAACTCTTTCCCCATACAGCTTGTTTTTAATTATAGCAAGTCAAACTTTGACACGGTCTTAGAAATGAAGAAGGATCAACCTATATCGGTGGAACTGAATATTCATTTAGAGGGAAGTGTCCTAGAATACACAGGTGACGAACTATTGGATGAAGAAAACGTTCAAAAAAAGCTAGAGAAAGACGTGGAAACATACTTTACAACGAAATCACAGGAATTCTTTACACTTACCCAAGAACTTGGCGTAGACCCACTCGGAATCGGGGCACTCATTCGCAATCAACTCACCTACGAACAATGGAAACAACTGAACTGGGACGAAACGTACCCTACAATAAAATTAAAAGTCACACCAAAAATGGAGTTCATGAATACAGGACAAGCGAAGTAG
- a CDS encoding GerAB/ArcD/ProY family transporter, with product MKEKLHPFQVAILIYMIQSGVTLFSIPRLTAETFGMNGWAGLIIIFVVVTINLFLIALVYKFGKGKSIFHILEQVLPFWLVVPFYLVIATAFIIFAIMVTKKYIFILKMLFYHETPVYMFMGMAITLCFLMLKGTIYHIAKTTVVLFFMTIWTMFLLAYHIPEFSFTRLTPFFFKGETNLIEGGFNIFTAFLGYELGLLLFPYVEKNWTKGLYIGNSITFIIYFSVTFISFGFYSFNQLLEDMYPVITLLEFIKFPFIERVENLIFSLFALKVLITIVMYFWAGQEVLQHTLKRVKRIFITCIVLISGYLISLIPNIIREVDMWLEAFTYIITGFAIITPLILLAIIGVIKLKNKEGSSS from the coding sequence ATGAAGGAAAAACTCCATCCCTTTCAGGTTGCAATTTTGATATATATGATCCAGTCAGGTGTGACACTATTTAGTATACCTCGCTTGACTGCTGAAACGTTTGGGATGAATGGGTGGGCTGGACTGATCATTATTTTTGTTGTTGTGACCATTAATCTCTTCTTAATTGCACTTGTTTACAAGTTTGGGAAGGGCAAATCAATTTTTCACATTCTTGAGCAAGTTTTGCCGTTTTGGCTAGTCGTTCCTTTCTATCTTGTCATAGCCACGGCATTTATCATTTTCGCCATTATGGTCACGAAAAAATATATTTTCATTTTAAAGATGCTTTTTTATCATGAAACACCTGTATATATGTTTATGGGTATGGCTATTACCCTTTGTTTCCTTATGCTAAAGGGCACTATTTATCATATTGCAAAAACAACAGTCGTCTTATTTTTTATGACCATATGGACAATGTTCCTGCTTGCCTACCATATACCAGAATTTAGTTTCACAAGACTCACCCCATTCTTCTTCAAAGGAGAGACAAATCTAATTGAGGGTGGCTTCAATATTTTCACCGCTTTTTTAGGCTATGAACTTGGCTTGCTTCTTTTTCCATATGTCGAAAAAAACTGGACTAAAGGTCTTTATATTGGAAATAGCATCACATTTATCATTTATTTTTCCGTAACCTTCATTTCCTTCGGTTTCTACAGCTTTAATCAATTATTAGAGGATATGTATCCTGTTATTACTCTATTGGAATTTATTAAATTCCCTTTTATTGAACGTGTAGAAAATTTAATCTTTTCCTTATTTGCTTTAAAAGTTCTAATCACAATTGTGATGTACTTTTGGGCAGGTCAAGAAGTACTACAGCATACGCTAAAACGTGTTAAACGCATTTTTATTACTTGTATTGTTCTTATTTCAGGTTATCTCATTTCCCTCATTCCTAATATTATACGAGAGGTCGATATGTGGTTAGAGGCGTTCACCTATATCATTACTGGCTTCGCTATTATTACCCCTCTCATTCTTCTTGCAATTATTGGAGTGATAAAGCTGAAAAATAAGGAAGGTTCTTCATCATGA
- a CDS encoding spore germination protein yields MNIISGLRHLILKPAESNSENEDSPDQPKHTTLNDKLDFNHIAKQFDNSLDIINREMYVNGVRYLYFEELVDQNMVNQFIQQLKDQEADDVEAFIKNSDLEEIYSNKEAVIEVLNGNCVVDHGGKVYYLSVSDGETRSIQESETESVILGPHEAFIESSKVNLSLIRKKIKSSHLKAVKLTVGEVTKTNVILVYLEDIVQPTLVQDLKDRIADVEVTGVLDTNILIQLIDDNPFSPFPQYFTTERPDVVASKLLGGKVIGLVDESPYAFCAPVSFFDFFQSVDDYSQRWLTGTFIRLLRYFALLITISFTAIYVSVTTFHYEMIPQPLLASLLESRSKVPFPPLIEALFLEIVIELLREAGARLPTKIGQTIGIVGGIVIGQAAVEAGITSNILIIAVAVSAISSFVIPNYTMSASIRILRFSLILLAGFWGNIGLVFGIGLFIVHITGLTTLKTPYFIPVSPTFFSDWLDSLVRAPYMYVKNRPHETNTKNDDVNKMKK; encoded by the coding sequence ATGAATATCATCTCAGGTCTTCGCCACTTAATTTTAAAGCCAGCTGAAAGTAACTCAGAGAATGAGGATTCTCCTGATCAACCTAAACACACCACATTAAACGACAAGTTAGATTTCAATCATATTGCGAAACAGTTTGACAACAGCTTAGATATTATTAATAGAGAAATGTATGTTAATGGAGTTCGATATTTATATTTTGAGGAATTAGTTGATCAAAATATGGTCAATCAATTTATTCAACAATTGAAGGATCAAGAGGCAGACGATGTAGAGGCATTTATTAAAAACTCAGACCTAGAAGAAATCTATTCCAATAAAGAAGCCGTTATTGAAGTGTTAAATGGTAATTGTGTAGTTGATCATGGAGGTAAAGTGTATTACTTATCAGTAAGTGATGGGGAAACACGCTCCATTCAAGAATCCGAGACAGAGTCCGTTATACTTGGACCTCATGAGGCATTTATTGAATCGAGTAAAGTGAATTTATCTCTTATTCGTAAGAAAATAAAAAGCTCCCACTTAAAAGCTGTAAAGTTAACAGTTGGTGAGGTGACGAAAACCAATGTTATTCTTGTATATTTAGAGGATATTGTTCAACCTACCCTTGTTCAAGATCTAAAGGATCGAATAGCTGATGTTGAAGTGACTGGAGTTTTAGACACAAATATATTAATTCAGTTAATTGATGATAATCCTTTCTCTCCTTTCCCTCAATACTTTACAACAGAAAGACCAGACGTAGTAGCTTCTAAATTATTGGGTGGTAAGGTCATTGGTTTAGTTGATGAAAGCCCTTATGCATTTTGTGCACCTGTAAGTTTCTTTGATTTTTTTCAGTCTGTTGATGATTACAGTCAACGCTGGCTTACGGGCACATTTATTAGGTTACTTAGATATTTTGCCTTATTAATTACGATCTCATTTACTGCTATTTATGTATCTGTCACTACGTTTCACTATGAGATGATTCCACAGCCATTACTAGCCAGCCTTCTTGAATCGAGAAGTAAGGTACCTTTTCCACCGTTAATTGAGGCATTATTCCTAGAAATTGTTATAGAGCTATTACGGGAAGCTGGCGCACGTTTACCTACTAAAATTGGACAGACAATTGGGATTGTAGGGGGAATCGTCATTGGTCAAGCAGCTGTGGAAGCAGGGATAACAAGCAATATCTTAATCATTGCAGTAGCCGTTTCGGCGATTTCTTCTTTTGTTATTCCAAATTATACGATGAGTGCATCCATTAGAATCTTGCGTTTTTCTCTTATTTTATTGGCCGGTTTTTGGGGGAATATTGGCTTAGTCTTTGGAATTGGTTTATTCATTGTTCATATAACGGGTCTTACAACCTTAAAAACACCTTATTTCATCCCAGTTTCACCTACATTTTTTTCTGATTGGTTAGATTCTCTTGTGAGAGCTCCATATATGTACGTTAAAAACCGCCCTCATGAAACGAATACCAAAAATGATGATGTAAACAAAATGAAAAAGTAG
- a CDS encoding CapA family protein: protein MKKVIIYIAIFIVILSGITFYVNSQQTKNTESTILKKGVENKPPSSQIEDIPKPLQEQEQIQKEEKHTTSATIAAIGDILIHDRVYEPAKLENGEYDFMPYVKEVQQLTESSDLTIANQETVIGGQEIGLSSYPSFNSPFEVGDTLKEIGIDVVTLANNHTLDRGEKAIKSGISHWKELNMVYTGSYESTDDRNKIRIIDKNDISFAFLAYTYGTNGITPPKGKPYLVNYIEEETIRNDIKEAKKNADIVVVSLHFGKEYERMPNDFQKNVVAYTANAGADIIIGHHPHVLQPMEWFERENGERTFVAYSLGNFLSGQTEDYRDIGGVMQITVEKTLENDKETITIKNPVFVPTYVNENYFVSPLETEPNMQKLYKEIKSHMNQWLPELQFSLH, encoded by the coding sequence TTGAAAAAGGTTATCATATACATAGCTATTTTTATTGTCATTTTGTCTGGTATTACTTTTTATGTAAATAGTCAGCAAACGAAAAATACGGAGTCTACAATTTTGAAAAAAGGTGTCGAAAATAAACCTCCTTCTTCTCAAATAGAAGACATCCCAAAGCCATTACAAGAACAAGAACAAATACAGAAAGAGGAAAAGCACACAACATCTGCAACAATTGCTGCCATTGGAGATATTTTGATACATGACCGAGTCTACGAGCCTGCTAAATTAGAAAATGGGGAATATGATTTCATGCCTTATGTAAAAGAGGTTCAGCAATTAACAGAAAGCTCTGATCTTACCATTGCCAATCAAGAAACGGTGATTGGCGGTCAGGAGATTGGGTTATCTTCCTACCCATCCTTCAACAGTCCATTCGAGGTTGGGGATACCCTCAAGGAGATTGGTATTGACGTGGTTACATTGGCAAACAACCATACATTAGATCGTGGTGAAAAAGCTATTAAAAGCGGTATTTCCCATTGGAAAGAGCTTAATATGGTTTACACTGGCTCTTATGAATCAACTGACGACCGTAACAAAATTCGAATAATAGATAAGAACGATATTTCTTTTGCCTTTTTAGCTTACACCTATGGGACCAATGGGATCACCCCTCCTAAAGGTAAACCTTATTTAGTAAATTATATTGAAGAGGAAACGATTCGGAACGATATCAAAGAAGCAAAAAAGAATGCTGACATCGTTGTAGTGAGTCTTCATTTTGGTAAAGAATATGAACGGATGCCAAATGACTTCCAAAAAAATGTTGTAGCTTACACTGCTAACGCTGGTGCTGATATCATTATTGGACATCACCCACATGTCTTGCAGCCAATGGAATGGTTTGAGCGTGAAAATGGTGAGCGAACTTTTGTTGCATACTCGCTTGGAAATTTCTTATCAGGACAAACTGAAGATTACAGAGACATTGGTGGCGTCATGCAAATAACAGTTGAAAAAACCCTAGAAAATGATAAAGAAACAATTACTATTAAGAATCCCGTTTTTGTACCTACCTATGTTAACGAGAACTATTTTGTCTCGCCACTCGAAACTGAACCAAATATGCAGAAGCTCTACAAGGAGATAAAGTCACATATGAATCAATGGCTACCTGAGCTACAATTTTCACTACATTAG
- a CDS encoding DHA2 family efflux MFS transporter permease subunit: MKQSSTIDKSPYGIIAILLAGAFVSILNSTLLNVALPSMMEDLNVTETTIQWLATGYMLVNGILIPTTAFLIQKFSVRHLFISAMLLFTLGTFVASIADSFPLLLAGRMVQASGSAVMMPLLMNVLLSSFPVEKRGGAMGVLGLVMIFAPAIGPTLSGWIVQNYHWRTLFYMILPIAVLVLLFAFFKLKDTKEKVNLTIDTLSLIFSTIGFGGLLYGFSSAGAKGWDDVEVYGTLIAGVIGLIFFILRQYKLEKPMLDFRVYKYPMFALSSVISITLNMAMFSAMILMPIYLQQLRGISPLDSGLLLLPGAIVMGIMSPITGKLFDKYGAKVLAITGLVITVATTFSFSQLTETTEYSTLIIMYTIRMFGMSMVMMPVMTNGLNQLPQRLNPHGTAMNSTLSQVSGAIGTALLVSVMSSRTKFHAEEMIESAKATMTEQPSAEALAEMQHQLMMKATLEGINDSFLVSVFIAAIALAFAFFIKRPQPADEKKKEVSLTEELV; this comes from the coding sequence ATGAAACAATCAAGTACGATCGATAAATCACCCTATGGGATTATTGCAATCCTTTTGGCAGGTGCATTTGTTTCAATATTGAATTCAACATTATTAAATGTTGCTCTTCCATCAATGATGGAGGACTTGAACGTAACGGAAACTACCATCCAATGGCTGGCAACAGGTTACATGCTAGTCAATGGAATTCTCATTCCTACAACAGCCTTTCTCATTCAGAAGTTTTCAGTAAGACATCTGTTTATATCGGCAATGCTATTATTTACTCTCGGCACATTTGTTGCAAGTATTGCAGATAGCTTTCCACTGTTACTAGCAGGAAGAATGGTTCAAGCATCAGGTTCTGCTGTTATGATGCCTTTATTAATGAACGTCTTGCTAAGTAGCTTCCCTGTTGAAAAACGCGGAGGGGCAATGGGTGTTTTAGGATTAGTTATGATTTTCGCACCTGCAATTGGTCCGACTCTCTCAGGCTGGATTGTTCAAAATTATCACTGGCGAACATTATTTTATATGATTCTGCCAATCGCTGTCCTTGTTTTGCTTTTCGCTTTTTTCAAGCTAAAGGATACAAAAGAAAAAGTAAATCTTACTATAGATACTCTTTCGCTCATCTTTTCAACAATAGGGTTTGGAGGTCTACTGTATGGATTTAGTTCAGCAGGTGCCAAGGGCTGGGATGACGTTGAGGTATATGGCACGCTGATTGCTGGAGTCATTGGTTTAATTTTCTTCATACTTCGTCAATATAAGTTAGAGAAGCCTATGCTTGATTTTAGAGTGTATAAGTACCCGATGTTTGCCTTAAGCTCTGTTATTTCCATTACTCTAAATATGGCAATGTTCTCAGCGATGATTTTAATGCCTATTTATCTTCAGCAGTTAAGAGGCATCTCTCCTTTAGATTCTGGCTTATTGCTTCTACCAGGTGCAATTGTAATGGGGATCATGTCACCTATTACTGGGAAACTCTTTGATAAATACGGAGCAAAAGTGCTCGCGATCACAGGATTAGTCATCACTGTAGCTACAACCTTTTCATTCAGTCAACTAACAGAAACAACCGAATACTCGACGTTAATCATCATGTATACGATAAGAATGTTTGGAATGTCCATGGTCATGATGCCAGTTATGACAAACGGATTAAATCAGCTTCCACAACGATTAAATCCGCATGGTACGGCAATGAACAGCACTCTTTCCCAAGTATCGGGCGCAATTGGTACCGCCCTACTTGTATCGGTTATGTCTAGTCGAACTAAATTCCATGCAGAAGAAATGATTGAGTCAGCAAAGGCCACGATGACTGAACAACCTAGTGCAGAAGCTTTAGCTGAAATGCAACACCAGCTAATGATGAAAGCCACACTTGAGGGAATAAACGACTCCTTCTTGGTCTCAGTTTTCATTGCCGCTATCGCATTAGCCTTCGCCTTCTTTATCAAGCGCCCACAGCCTGCTGATGAAAAGAAGAAAGAAGTATCATTAACAGAGGAATTAGTATAA
- a CDS encoding TetR/AcrR family transcriptional regulator, producing MNERKQQVIKKAHELFINKGFQATSIQDILEYSGISKGTFYNYFSSKNELFKEVFSSLRDKLEEERNKLLIGENLSDLEVFIQQVTLMMKINKKNKLFSLIEEVYVSNDPDLKDFIKRSQYLTISWLYERFLDMFGEDSRPYLLDCAILFMGMLQHTFQYNVLVKGEQLNHTEIIRYCVERLKRIVDDVQEQKVQLLEPSLLSTWLPELMNSENHEIVKMTTLSENLKKSVSEIISDQTTQETCLQLIDFIYEEFLNTKKTRMFLIESALLSLSMNKNLKEREEFVLYKEFLVNKDN from the coding sequence ATGAATGAACGTAAACAACAAGTAATAAAAAAAGCGCACGAACTATTTATAAATAAGGGATTTCAGGCGACTTCCATACAAGATATCCTTGAGTACAGTGGAATTTCAAAGGGCACGTTCTATAACTACTTCTCATCTAAGAATGAACTTTTTAAGGAAGTATTCAGTTCACTACGGGATAAGTTAGAGGAAGAAAGAAATAAACTTTTAATTGGAGAAAATCTATCAGATTTAGAAGTATTCATTCAACAAGTAACATTAATGATGAAGATCAATAAAAAAAATAAACTATTCTCGCTCATTGAAGAAGTTTATGTTTCAAATGATCCAGATTTAAAGGACTTTATTAAACGAAGTCAATACTTAACAATTAGTTGGCTGTATGAACGATTTTTAGATATGTTTGGAGAAGACAGTCGTCCTTACTTATTAGATTGTGCCATCCTATTTATGGGGATGCTACAGCACACGTTTCAGTACAATGTCTTAGTAAAGGGTGAACAGCTTAATCATACTGAGATTATTCGCTATTGTGTCGAAAGGCTTAAAAGAATTGTTGATGATGTCCAAGAACAAAAGGTGCAGCTTTTAGAGCCAAGTCTACTGTCAACTTGGTTACCTGAATTAATGAATTCGGAAAACCATGAGATAGTAAAAATGACGACTCTTTCTGAAAACCTAAAAAAGAGTGTGAGTGAAATTATTTCTGACCAAACGACTCAAGAGACTTGTTTACAGCTGATTGATTTTATCTATGAAGAATTTTTGAATACAAAGAAAACAAGGATGTTTTTAATTGAAAGTGCACTCTTATCCTTGTCGATGAATAAGAATTTAAAAGAGCGAGAAGAGTTTGTACTTTACAAGGAATTTCTAGTAAATAAAGATAATTAG
- a CDS encoding DeoR/GlpR family DNA-binding transcription regulator, producing the protein MLAIERHERILAQLDKNKRVKVSDLSNLLQVTEKTIRGDLELLEKRGLLKRVHGGAVLFDVEGRMLPIADRQLSHHEVKIAIAREALKKIKPHETVLMDGGSTVLALAKLLGDFPVTVITNDIKIANVLLEKRNVQLMVLGGMRIDQSSSLMGSQATEMLVRMKVNKLFFGSTGVSIDHGLSVFNSIHADWKKHIIKCSDYITLLADSTKFEKVALIQFALLEDVDAIVTDSSLSNEIQRKLENDQFQLHIAQI; encoded by the coding sequence ATGCTTGCAATTGAACGACATGAGCGAATTCTTGCTCAGTTGGATAAAAATAAACGTGTGAAAGTATCGGATTTGAGTAATCTATTACAGGTTACAGAAAAAACGATAAGAGGAGACCTAGAGTTACTAGAGAAACGAGGACTATTAAAACGTGTTCATGGTGGTGCAGTATTGTTTGATGTGGAAGGAAGAATGTTGCCAATTGCTGACCGTCAATTAAGTCATCATGAGGTGAAGATAGCTATTGCACGTGAAGCATTAAAAAAAATAAAACCTCATGAAACTGTTCTAATGGATGGTGGAAGCACGGTATTAGCTTTGGCGAAACTATTAGGAGATTTTCCGGTGACAGTCATTACAAATGACATAAAAATTGCAAACGTTTTATTAGAGAAACGAAATGTCCAATTAATGGTTTTAGGGGGGATGAGGATAGATCAGTCTTCTTCATTAATGGGGAGTCAAGCAACAGAGATGTTAGTAAGAATGAAGGTGAACAAACTGTTCTTTGGATCAACAGGTGTGTCAATTGACCATGGGTTATCCGTTTTTAATAGTATTCACGCAGACTGGAAAAAACATATTATTAAATGTTCCGATTATATCACTCTACTAGCAGATTCGACAAAGTTTGAAAAAGTAGCACTAATCCAGTTTGCTTTACTTGAAGATGTTGATGCCATTGTCACTGACTCTAGCTTAAGCAACGAGATACAGAGGAAGTTAGAAAATGATCAATTTCAACTCCATATTGCACAAATCTAA
- a CDS encoding MDR family MFS transporter, translating to MSKASVSEKKVQEQSYFHPSLIAMYIDTLVMSIGFYMLVPLLGVYFINHLNWSSTLTGMVLAISGLSQNGLRFFCGIIADRIGYKQAILLGVGIRVAGFILYGMVSHPIGFAMAAFISGLGGAFFHPASFGAYARITTEEMKSKIFSIRETLSNVGFILGPVIGMFLLQFDFRLVCFSSAFMFILAFLLSWFLLPVMKGEETKKQEFIPIVKQIMTNTEFLRFCLLIIGVWALNVQLYLSVPIQAEIIGVETDLIAYLYMTGAIFMVVCQIPLLQFLSNKIKQFDIMALGTMILGTSLLLFGFTQGFWSLLFAVLVFTLGQMLVTPTMNHLITSYSDSQSFATYFGFTGWSFAIAGFLGNSGGGFLHDVFDAQSGLSFIPWTVLFLLGCVISFIFYVNGRTKKKDQASTLNT from the coding sequence TTGTCAAAAGCATCGGTATCGGAAAAGAAAGTACAAGAACAGAGTTATTTTCATCCTAGTTTGATTGCTATGTATATTGATACGCTTGTTATGTCTATAGGATTTTATATGCTTGTCCCCCTTTTAGGTGTTTATTTTATTAACCATCTTAATTGGAGCTCTACATTAACAGGTATGGTTCTTGCTATAAGTGGCCTTTCGCAGAATGGACTGCGTTTTTTTTGTGGGATAATAGCGGATCGGATTGGGTATAAGCAGGCTATTCTACTCGGAGTAGGTATTCGTGTAGCGGGTTTTATTCTATATGGAATGGTGTCTCATCCTATAGGATTTGCGATGGCTGCCTTTATTTCAGGTTTAGGAGGAGCATTTTTTCATCCAGCAAGCTTTGGAGCATACGCAAGAATTACAACAGAAGAAATGAAGTCAAAGATTTTTAGTATTCGTGAGACATTAAGTAATGTTGGGTTTATATTAGGCCCAGTAATTGGAATGTTCTTGCTGCAATTTGATTTTAGGCTTGTTTGTTTTAGTTCGGCTTTCATGTTTATTTTGGCGTTTTTACTCTCTTGGTTTTTACTACCTGTAATGAAGGGAGAAGAAACCAAAAAGCAGGAATTCATCCCAATTGTAAAACAAATTATGACAAATACGGAATTTCTTCGATTTTGCTTATTGATCATTGGTGTGTGGGCACTAAACGTTCAACTGTATCTCTCTGTTCCGATACAAGCTGAAATAATAGGTGTTGAGACAGATCTTATTGCGTACCTATACATGACGGGAGCTATTTTTATGGTGGTCTGTCAAATTCCCTTATTGCAATTTTTATCGAATAAAATAAAGCAATTCGACATCATGGCTTTAGGGACCATGATTCTTGGTACTAGTTTATTGCTTTTTGGTTTTACACAAGGTTTTTGGTCGCTACTGTTTGCAGTGTTAGTTTTCACCCTTGGTCAAATGCTAGTTACCCCGACAATGAATCATTTAATTACAAGTTATTCTGATTCGCAGTCTTTTGCGACTTACTTTGGGTTTACTGGGTGGAGTTTTGCTATAGCTGGCTTTCTTGGCAATAGTGGAGGAGGTTTTCTGCATGATGTATTTGATGCTCAATCAGGACTTTCTTTCATTCCATGGACAGTATTATTTTTATTAGGATGTGTCATCTCTTTTATTTTTTATGTGAATGGAAGGACAAAGAAGAAGGATCAGGCATCTACTCTCAATACCTAA